A portion of the Osmerus mordax isolate fOsmMor3 chromosome 22, fOsmMor3.pri, whole genome shotgun sequence genome contains these proteins:
- the enpp4 gene encoding bis(5'-adenosyl)-triphosphatase enpp4 produces the protein MLLWFLLGFLCGCSSLAAVPQTGTDVNSTTPPPVLLVSFDGFRADYLKRFSLPNLEKLYSQGVLVEQLTNVFTTKTFPNHYSLVTGLYAESHGILASSMYDPATHKKFSPSQDSDPFWWNQAEPIWLHALDYGLSTAAMMWPGCDVHIRNRTATHFQNYTSTMTFQQRLGLVVKWLLGDEKEKGVSFAALYWEEPDGTGHKYGPDNTTAMAHALKQVDENVGLLMSELNSTGLWGRINLIVTSDHGMAQCSPERIIRLNSCLHPDNYTLVDLTPVAALIPTADTGVVFSLLKKCHPHMTAYRKEAIPDKLHYRNNKHIQPIILVADEGWTIVQQGELPRLGDHGYDNTLPSMHPFLAAVGPGFRSGYSLPMLQSVDVYPLVCHLLSIPPGPNNGSLAQARCLLAGESCSSLIMVIGIVVGVLLLLTTLTGLFRFIKPRPSASRPFQRIQLDDDDDDDDDPLLG, from the exons ATGTTGCTCTGGTTCCTGCTGGGCTTCCTTTGTGGCTGCTCCTCATTGGCTGCTGTGCCACAGACAGGAACTGATGTTAACAGCACTACCCCTCCCCCGGTGCTTCTGGTGTCGTTTGATGGCTTCCGAGCCGACTACCTCAAGAGATTCTCCCTCCCTAACCTGGAGAAACTCTACTCCCAGGGTGTCCTAGTGGAACAGCTCACCAATGTTTTCACCACCAAGACCTTCCCCAATCACTACAGTCTG GTGACAGGGCTGTATGCGGAGTCCCATGGGATTCTGGCCAGCAGCATGTATGACccggcgacccacaagaaaTTCAGCCCCTCCCAGGATAGCGACCCGTTCTGGTGGAATCAAGCGGAGCCCATCTGGCTCCACGCGCTGGATTACGGGTTGTCGACGGCGGCGATGATGTGGCCTGGTTGTGACGTACATATCAGAAACCGCACTGCCACACACTTCCAGAACTACACTTCTACCATGACCTTTCAGCAACGCCTGGGCCTTGTTGTCAAGTGGTTGCTAGGTGATGAGAAG GAGAAAGGAGTGTCGTTTGCGGCCCTCTACTGGGAGGAGCCTGATGGGACAGGACACAAGTACGGCCCTGACAACACCACCGCCATGGCCCACGCCCTGAAACAG GTGGATGAGAATGTGGGTCTTCTGATGTCAGAGCTGAACAGCACGGGCTTGTGGGGTCGGATCAACCTGATTGTGACCAGTGACCACGGCATGGCCCAGTGTTCCCCCGAACGCATCATACGCCTGAACTCCTGTCTCCACCCAGACAACTACACTCTGGTGGACCTAACGCCCGTGGCCGCTCTCATACCCAcagctg acACAGGAGTTGTCTTCTCCCTGCTGAAGAAATGCCACCCCCACATGACCGCCTACCGAAAGGAAGCCATCCCTGATAAGCTGCACTACAGGAACAACAAACACATCCAGCCAATCATATTGGTTGCAGACGAAGGCTGGACCATCGTCCAGCAAGGAGAGCTACCAAGAT TGGGTGACCATGGCTATGACAACAcacttcccagcatgcacccgTTCCTGGCGGCTGTAGGACCGGGCTTCCGTAGCGGTTACAGTCTCCCTATGTTACAGAGCGTGGACGTGTACCCTCTGGTGTGCCACCTACTCTCCATCCCCCCAGGGCCCAACAACGGCTCCCTAGCCCAGGCCCGCTGCCTGCTGGCTGGGGAGAGCTGCTCGTCTCTGATCATGGTTATCGGGATCGTTGTGGGAGTCCTGCTGCTGCTCACCACCTTGACTG
- the clic5a gene encoding chloride intracellular channel protein 5a: protein MTDTANEDEKDPDIELFVKAGSNGESIGNCPFSQRLFMILWLKGVVFNVTTVDLKRKPADLHNLAPGTHPPFLTFDGEVRTDVNKIEEYLEEMLAPPKYPKLAAKQRESNTAGNDIFAKFSAYVKNTKPQNNAVLERSLNKALSKLDEYLLSPLPEDPRGGHSGAGAGSTRRYLDGDELTLADCNLLPKLHVVKVVAKRYRNYEIPSELQGVWRYLGNAYSRDEFTNTCAADAEIELAYQDVAKRLGK, encoded by the exons ATGACAGACACTGCCAATGAGGATGAGAAGGATCCGGATATTGAGTTGTTTGTCAAG gcgGGGAGCAATGGGGAGAGTATAGGCAACTGTCCGTTCTCCCAGCGCCTCTTCATGATCCTCTGGCTGAAGGGAGTGGTCTTCAACGTCACCACTGTGGACCTCAAGAG GAAGCCAGCTGACCTCCACAACCTGGCACCAGGGACACACCCTCCGTTCCTCACTTTCGATGGAGAGGTCCGCACAGACGTCAACAAGATAGAGGAATACCTGGAGGAGATGCTGGCCCCACccaa ATATCCTAAACTGGCAGCAAAGCAGCGTGAGTCAAACACAGCTGGAAACGACATCTTTGCCAAGTTCTCAGCCTACGTCAAAAACACCaaaccacagaacaatgcag TGTTAGAGAGGAGTCTCAACAAGGCTCTTAGCAAGCTGGACGAGTACCTTCTCAGCCCCCTCCCAGAGGACCCCAGAGGAGGCCACTCAGGGGCCGGGGCGGGGTCCACCCGAAGGTACCTGGACGGAGACGAGCTCACACTGGCTGACTGCAACCTGCTGCCCAAGCTACACGTCGTCAAG GTGGTTGCTAAGCGATACCGAAACTATGAGATTCCCTCCGAGTTGCAAGGGGTGTGGCGTTACCTAGGCAACGCGTACAGCCGAGACGAGTTCACCAACACCTGTGCAGCGGACGCCGAGATCGAGTTGGCCTATCAAGATGTGGCCAAAAGGCTGGGAAAGTGA
- the LOC136966458 gene encoding LOW QUALITY PROTEIN: parathyroid hormone 2 receptor-like (The sequence of the model RefSeq protein was modified relative to this genomic sequence to represent the inferred CDS: deleted 1 base in 1 codon), which produces MGQYGGYLPPTVVRSVIVLANELPQCFLYRNTKTYFHTDHKKTDPGNKDTALSCPLSSDDLVSRPAFNSSGRGVSSPGRVQSTAPCVTFPPGTRKDHPEVGITAQEQMYVLYDVKLQCQHNVSTHSSADDLCPPGWDGLVCWPQGSPGALTEVPCPVYIYDFNHKGHAYRKCDFNGSWVSVEGLNRTWSNYSDCLRFLQPGHEEEKQEFFERLYVVYTIGYAVSFSSLLGAIIIIGYFRRLHCTRNYIHVHLFVSFMLRAASIFVKDKVVHANGGLQEFDTALMDNYKTIAAMPLDKTQFVGCKITVLLFIYFLATNYYWILVEGLYLHSLIFMAFYSDTKYLWGFTLIGWGVPALFVAAWAVVRATLADARCWELSAGNIKWIYQVPILTAIGLNFLLFVNIVRVLATKMRETNAGRYDTRKQCRKLAKSTLVLVLVFGVHYIVFVVMPHTFKGIGWEVRMYCELFLNSFQGFFVSIIYCYCNGEVQAEIRRTWGRWNMVFDWKVPATCSSYHYGSVPTNLNQTSHSQSQAATASTSSALFSSRVYRSRRGRTGGGCSSGHAHHASLPGYVFSSSDVDSHPPSIPEEAEERAKQVDDISLRESFPPVTSNTSAVEELEEAL; this is translated from the exons ATGGGCCAATATGGCGGATATCTTCCCCCCACTGTGGTTAGAAGTGTCATTGTCCTTGCGAATGAACTTCCTCAATGTTTCCTGTACCGAAACACGAAGACCTATTTTCACACGGACCACAAAAAAACTGATCCAGGCAACAAAGACACGGCGCTGTCCTGCCCTCTGTCCTCAGACGACCTGGTCAGCAGGCCTGCTTTCAACTCCTCTGGACGAGGAGTATCGTCTCCTGGACGTGTACAAAGCACTGCTCCCTGCGTCACTTTC CCACCAGGAACGAGAAAG GATCACCCCGAGGTTGGTATAACAGCTCAGGAACAGATGTACGTGCTCTACGATGTCAAGCTCCAGTGTCAGCACAACGTTTCCACTCACAGTTCTGCAG ATGACCTTTGCCCCCCAGGTTGggatggtctggtctgctggCCACAGGGGTCTCCTGGAGCTCTCACTGAAGTTCCCTGTCCGGTGTACATCTACGACTTCAACCACAAAG GTCACGCGTACAGGAAGTGCGATTTCAATGGTTCCTGGGTATCAGTAGAGGGATTGAACCGTACATGGTCCAACTACTCTGACTGCCTAAGGTTTCTCCAACCAGGCCACGAGGAAGAGAAA CAGGAGTTTTTCGAGCGCCTATACGTTGTGTACACCATTGGCTACGCTGTGTCCTTCAGCTCACTCCTCGGAGCCATTATCATCATAGGCTACTTCAG gCGTCTCCACTGCACCAGGAACTACATCCACGTTCACCTGTTTGTCTCCTTCATGCTGAGGGCCGCTAGCATCTTCGTCAAGGACAAGGTGGTCCACGCCAACGGCGGCCTGCAGGAGTTCGACACGGCACTGATGGACAACTACAAGACCATCGCCGCCATGCCCCTCGACAAGACCCAGTTT GTAGGATGCAAGATCACAGTCCTGCTGTTCATCTACTTCCTGGCAACTAATTACTATTGGATTCTGGTGGAAGGCTTGTATCTGCACAGCCTCATCTTCATGGCGTTCTACTCCGACACCAAGTACCTGTGGGGCTTCACTCTCATTGGCTGGG GTGTTCCCGCGCTCTTTGTCGCTGCCTGGGCTGTTGTCCGGGCAACGCTAGCAGACGCAAG ATGCTGGGAGTTAAGTGCGGGGAACATTAAATGGATTTACCAAGTCCCTATTCTAACAGCCATTGGT CTCAACTTCCTCTTGTTTGTGAATATTGTACGAGTCCTGGCAACCAAAATGAGAGAGACAAATGCTGGTCGATATGACACGAGGAAACAGTGCAG GAAACTAGCCAAGTCTActctggtgctggtgctggtgttTGGGGTTCACTACATCGTGTTTGTGGTAATGCCACACACCTTCAAAGGGATCGGTTGGGAGGTCAGAATGTACTGTGAGCTCTTTCTCAACTCATTCCAG GGTTTCTTCGTGTCTATCATATACTGCTACTGCAATGGAGAG GTCCAGGCGGAGATCAGGAGGACGTGGGGTCGCTGGAACATGGTGTTTGACTGGAAGGTTCCGGCCACCTGCTCCAGTTACCACTACGGTTCTGTGCCCACCAACCTCAACCAGACCtcccacagccaatcacaggctgCCACCGCCTCCACCAGCTCCGCCCTCTTCTCTAGTCGGGTGTACCGCAGCCGCAGGGGGCGCACTGGTGGCGGGTGCAGTAGTGGCCACGCCCACCACGCAAGCCTGCCCGGTTACGTGTTCAGTAGCTCTGACGTGGACAGCCACCCGCCATCCATCCCagaggaagcagaggagagggccaAGCAGGTGGATGACATCtccctccgggagagcttcccCCCTGTGACCTCTAACACCAGtgctgtggaggagctggaagaggcccTGTAG